The Fibrobacter sp. UWR4 DNA segment TGTAGATGTAAAGATAGCCTACGAATGGGAATCGGAATCGAGAGAATCATCTAGCAAGGCTGCCTAAATGCTTCCACACATGTTGATGATGCCTCCATCTTTATCTTGATTTATTAAGTTTTTGGAATATTTTAAAAGAAAACCAAAATTCAGAATTTTCTTCAATGATTTTCAATCATTTTGTTGACAAACTATCTACAGAAACTCATGAATACGCTTACCTTGTAAAAATTTACTTGCTTATGAAAAAATACGGGCAGGATATAGCGATGTTGACGCAGACTTTCCTTCCAATAATACAAAAGAAATTGAGAGAAAATGAAATTGAGGCTAAGATTGTTGAAAATCATTTGCCATACGGCTTGAAAAAACAAGATGTGTTGGATATGCAGTAACAGCGATATTGTGTGTAAATTTGGCAATGTTTTGGCGCATCAACAACAGCCAGGACTCAAAGCAGGGCGTTGCATAGAGAACAATTCACCAAAAAGAAACTTATTAAAATGAGGAGCAAATACTTCATCTATGCTATGGAGAGTTTTCACATACCTTTTGTATTTTGCTATTTTTATGTGGACTTCTAGTAACGGAGATTAAAATAGAACCAAATTCGCGAAGCCGTTTAAGGACCTCCAATCTTTTTTTTATATTCCGTTATTTTAGGGAACATGGTTTCACACATTATTTCTTCTGGTAGATTTACTTGCCAATTTAGGTCTTCACTAGATTTTACGGTAATAGTCCATTTGGAATTGCTGTGACATGTTCCGTAGGATGTCTGATTTTCAATTTCGATTCCGTTTTCAATTTCTTTATATGTAAAATAGTTTGTGTTTATATCAAGCGTCAAAGCAAAACCAATTTCGTCAACAGTTCCCATTTTTTTGTTTTGCGTGAAAAATTTTTCTTGACAATCAACATATGTCTGCATAATGGTTTCCAATCTTTTTTGACCAATCATTCTGTAATTTGCAAGTTGATTTAAGCACTCCCCCGCCGAAACCAGCAGATAAAAACAACCTATGACAGGGACCATTATCTTCATCCATTTGGCAGCACCGTATGTAATTTTCTTTCTCTTGTTGAAAAACTTCCCCTGGCTAATATTCCACAAATCGCAAAAGCATAGGAACCTGATTGTTACAACGAAAGCGGGAGCAATAAGATAAAAATGCAAGGGGAACGCAAACATTCCGAAGTAACCATTCAAAAACGAATAGGTAAAAATTCCAAAAAGAAGATAGGCGATTCCTTTTAAATAATTCCCCGT contains these protein-coding regions:
- a CDS encoding TM2 domain-containing protein; this encodes MPRCLWCDAPNLNYGKNEKEIPAHEELKPTVLEQKASSKGTLVFWLTVFGGECGLHHFATGNYLKGIAYLLFGIFTYSFLNGYFGMFAFPLHFYLIAPAFVVTIRFLCFCDLWNISQGKFFNKRKKITYGAAKWMKIMVPVIGCFYLLVSAGECLNQLANYRMIGQKRLETIMQTYVDCQEKFFTQNKKMGTVDEIGFALTLDINTNYFTYKEIENGIEIENQTSYGTCHSNSKWTITVKSSEDLNWQVNLPEEIMCETMFPKITEYKKKIGGP